ctagtataatataatatatatatatatattttatatatatatgaagaattttatttatatagagatacatacatatatatattatatatatataatatatatattatataataaaataaagtagAAACATCAAATGATCAAGAtcatacaaaaaattaaacatataataaaaaaatctttataatataaataatgtaatttaaatatatattaaaatatagagttataaaaatatatacatacatataatatatttatttataattatatattttattatagaaattacaaaataatatataatatataaatataacatgaataaaaagtaaaaatatatttttaataggaattaaataatatgaaaaatacgaaagaaaaaattcaaatatttctttttattatattataataaaataaatgtttaCAAGTATatgattaaataaataatttctatatataaaaaggtattattattattattattttttaatatatattaagtaagtaacaaaatatttgatatatatatatatatccacgaggaaaataaatgtatgatttattttttttttaaaggaaTTTAAATATGGtaggaaatatataagaaaataaaataaaataaaatgtatatattttttatttattcatttatatatattccaaacaaaaatgtaaaaggaaaaaaaaaaaaaaaattataatataatatataaaaaaatataacatatttttattattgtgttaatttttttttttttaattctttataaaattatgttgttttttttaaatacatatatatatatatatatatatatatatatgtataacatAGGGGATGCTATAATAACGATTGTttgaaatttaaaaataaaaaaaataaaacttaaaaaagaaaaaaaaaaaaaaaaggacagtcaaagtataatattttttttaaaccaaatgatgatatatattatatatatatattttatgtctTTGAATAGTTTTTctgttttaataaaaaaaaaaaaaaaattattgaaaGAATAAGTTATTAAATATgtacaacatatatatatttttgtttcaatataaataaaaaataaaggttttcttttaataagaaaaaggAATGTAATACATAAATTTTATCAAATGCACTTAATTGTACATATTTTACaacttttcattttttttttttttttatcttttattatattgtattacacaaatattaaatgtatcAAATTGTTTATAATGAAGTAGTAGAAAATAAgcattacaaaaaaaaaaaaaaaaaaaaaaaaaaaaaaaaaaatatatatatatatatatatatatgtacatatatatatacatatatatatgtttatatttatgactTAAAATATTCCTCAATTATATAACCAACTGTATTGGGGTAAGATAAATGAGATGCAAAATATAAGTGTATACATTTCAAGGTTAGAAAGTTTGAGATACCTCCTATACCTTTAATTCTAAGtgtattaatttttcttaatatttcACATATAGTATTAGAATCTGTaggatattttttaaaatataattgtatGATAGGAGTGATTTCAAATATTTGTGTGAAtggattatttttatattgatcactatttgatatatgattattatgtttatgttgcgatataaaatattcactgtttaaaaaatagttataaaaaaagataagtatttttttatgtatatgtcTTAAACgtataactatatattttaaatgatcatatattaaataatatcttaataatttaaattcttCTCCTGGATGATTTATAAAatcttcaatattttttataatatttattttttccaaaTGAGATATATAtccacatatatttttatttattaaccAATAAATAGTTGGAAAAGgtctaatattttttaataaaataatttcattttctatatctgattttttttttattttttttattttatcactTCTTTGATTGTAATCATCTTCTGAACTTGAAGTGCATAAAGAATCGGAGCTTTCTACTTCAATATTATTACGTttaatatctatattatgtttaatctctttattatgtttaatatctctattattattattactattattattatttgtgccgttatttttttcattatcaatatttacattttgtaTTAGATATGTTTGTTTACTGATTATAGTGTTATTTtccttattattacaatttttttttttttctgttatgtaattatgttttatgttcgatatttttttttttgatggaCTTACATCACAagaattttgtttattatccaatttgtttttgttgtcatatatatctatgcatttgttttcttcttttcttgatattttattttccaaattatttgaatcatcatcattattgtaagttatattattattattttgtatgttACTTGTATTGATacaaatatttgtattttttttattatttatatctatagaatttttatccatatatacattagaaacaatatattcttcattctttatagtatcacttttattttcatctatCTGTTCATTGTCtctattattactatcacTTCTGTCTTCTATTTGTTTCTCGTTCAACATTATATCATCCTTAGTAGATTCTTCCTCAAAATAGGCTGATCCTCTAGCAGACACATCACAAGGTATATTTTCAGATATATCACACGTTATCTTTTCAGATATATCACACGTTATCTTTTCAGATATATCACACGTTATCTTTTCAGATATATCACACGTTATCTTTTCAGATATATCACCAGTTATCTTTTCAGATAAATCACAAGTTATCTTTTcagatatattatcatatacatCAACAAATACATCTTCTGATACCTGCTTGAAGTTATCTGTATTATCATCACATTTAAACTTTTTACATGcgtttatcttttttattaaataatttgaaaAGCTTAATTCAATTTTCTTTTCAAAAATCAtaaggaaaagaaaataatcaaTACTTAATTCGTCTGAATATAAAACGAATTCATCTACCTTGTCCACTTTATTGACTTTATCAACTTCatttgaatataaaattttatgagattcttcattattttgctttatatttattttttcattaaccATTTCGGTTGTATAATttctaaataaatatgataatggtgttttatttgaatataaaaaacgattaataaaatatagaacattaattcttttttcttcatccAAAATTTCTagaatattttctttttttttttttttttttcttaaagcatttctttttctataagtttttttcttgttattattatcattttgataAATCTTTTgttgtttatataaatcttttaagaaaatatttttgagcATATATAATGATTCCCTGTTTGTTGAACAGAGattcataaaattatagatatcttgttttttataattataatccataatattaaatgtttTACAAACATTATCAAAAATACGTATAGAatcaaaattaatataaaaaggggATATACTAATAGTTccaatatctttttttaatatgatttttatttttcttaatcCATTAGGATCTCTATTTAAGACATTATgtatatcataaaaatgtTTAAAGGTTAGAGCATaactaaaaatattatgagtACTATTAAgtgttatatcatttttaaatactttataattatacattgataattttaaacaagataatgaatttttatgtttaaatattgtattatcattattgttataaatgatattatttctattattaatattattacttgtattataattattagtatttttaaaatcattcattttgttattactactattactactattataataataattattattataattattataattattgtaataattcttattattattattattattattattattattgttattattataatcctTAGTTATATTATCAACCCTATCATCAATATCATcatcaattttattattatcatctataTTTGTGTTGTCACTAAAATAGCTATATATCGAATCTTCATCTgaattactattattttgagcatatatatcatttttatttttttctatagaATTGAATAAACTGGTCTTAACATTCTTATCTAAACTactacttttatttttaaatatattgttattcattttattatttatattataatttatatgaacatttttattatcatttgaaaCACCTttaatgtaataaatatatggaaatgGATCATCCTCTTCATTTAATACTCTTGAAAAACATTTTGAggaaattttataaaacttTTTGTGTTCTTCTCTATCGAACGTTTCTGCGATTATATTGGTGTTTCCATTAGTgtttgtattaatattagTGTTTCCATTAGTATTAGTgtttgtattaatattagtgtttgtattaatattagTGTTTGTATTAGTATTAGTGTTTGTATTAGTATTAGTGTTTGTACTTGCATTTTGGCTTGTGCTTATATTCCTCTTAAggtttgtatttttatttttatttatatttatatttccatttatatttccatttatctttccatttatattttcatttatctttccatttatatttccatttatatttccatttaTGTTTGTCTTGGAACCTATACCTGAATCactgttatatttatttatgccTTTTTGCAACTCTCCTATATTATTCCTTTTaaatgtttttctttttttgtttttctttttctttttatcaaATTTTATGAGGctcaaatttatatttaaaggtTCGTGTATTAACTTTTCTTTACATAAatgattaatatattctgacacataaatattttttggaaattgaaaaaactcaaataatattttattgtttagATCTTTAGAAAAAAGGGAATCATTCgtatatatatcattgtgatttaaatttttattaacatcaatttttttatcaccCTTAGAAAAATTCGTACACTTTGTGTGTATCTCACTAGAACTACAACTAttaagaatattattattattatcaatattataattatttttatcattatgattattatcaatattattattatcaatatgattattatcaatatgattattatcaataagaTTATTGgtttttatttgatataacctacttttatttttgttatagaTATGCTTCTTGAATAATTTCCTGTTATTTGAAAAGATCCTTTTAGATTCCTCTAgagttattattttatttgatttgattatatttattaaaatattgtaaCTCTCTTCATTGTGTATTTCTATATTGtttgttataataaattttaatatacaatataaatctaaattttttaaaaacttattttgtatattaagTTGTTCACTAGATATATcgtacatttttttcttttgttttttttgcaCTTCAaacagaaatatataaataaatatatatatattgtaatatatattttatatattaaatatgtacaatatattcaaaatattatttgaggaatacttttttttaatttttattatttatatgtcgATAATCATTCCTAATTAAAGAAAGCACACCTacacttatatataaaaaaaaaaaaaaaattcacatTTACATTTACATTTACATTCACATTTACATTTACATTCACATTTACATTCACTTATTtctatgtattatatattatatattatattatattattattttgttggttcttttacaaaataaacatatatttattaatatacatatttatatataatataatatatatatatataatttatcttataactacaaatatattatatataataaaaatatttataattatagaaAGAATCATAATAAAATTCATAAACATCaactattataatataaaagaagaagtGCAGGGCTTAGGGGttccataaatatatttatacattatatatatatatatatataataaataattacatTTGGAACAAATATTAGGaataaaattacaaaatttttataattataatatataaataaatatatattatgcatatataattgttaaatctatattacaaaaatatttgggttttttttttttttttttaaataaataaataagaaaggTTAAAAGATTTAATGCATATtagatgaatataatatatatatatatatatatatatatataatattatatatattttattattgttattatatgatctttttattaatagatatatcaacaaaaatgtatacaaacaaagatatataaatatgatatgatataatataatatgatatatatatttattattttttttaactacaattattataaattgcaaataatttagaaaaaacaacaaaaatattataaatattataaataaaaaaatttttatttttagagCATGAAATATTAAGgctatttatataaaatttgcactgatataaaatatatgggGTGTCATACAATTTAtcctattatatatatatataaatattaatatataagtattaatatataaatattaatatagtatgttatatatcatatatatatttaattgtatCAATTTTAAatactat
This region of Plasmodium sp. gorilla clade G2 genome assembly, chromosome: 13 genomic DNA includes:
- a CDS encoding rhoptry protein, which encodes MYDISSEQLNIQNKFLKNLDLYCILKFIITNNIEIHNEESYNILINIIKSNKIITLEESKRIFSNNRKLFKKHIYNKNKSRLYQIKTNNLIDNNHIDNNHIDNNNIDNNHNDKNNYNIDNNNNILNSCSSSEIHTKCTNFSKGDKKIDVNKNLNHNDIYTNDSLFSKDLNNKILFEFFQFPKNIYVSEYINHLCKEKLIHEPLNINLSLIKFDKKKKKNKKRKTFKRNNIGELQKGINKYNSDSGIGSKTNINGNINGNINGKINENINGKINGNINGNININKNKNTNLKRNISTSQNASTNTNTNTNTNTNTNTNINTNTNINTNTNTNGNTNINTNTNGNTNIIAETFDREEHKKFYKISSKCFSRVLNEEDDPFPYIYYIKGVSNDNKNVHINYNINNKMNNNIFKNKSSSLDKNVKTSLFNSIEKNKNDIYAQNNSNSDEDSIYSYFSDNTNIDDNNKIDDDIDDRVDNITKDYNNNNNNNNNNNNNKNYYNNYNNYNNNYYYNSSNSSNNKMNDFKNTNNYNTSNNINNRNNIIYNNNDNTIFKHKNSLSCLKLSMYNYKVFKNDITLNSTHNIFSYALTFKHFYDIHNVLNRDPNGLRKIKIILKKDIGTISISPFYINFDSIRIFDNVCKTFNIMDYNYKKQDIYNFMNLCSTNRESLYMLKNIFLKDLYKQQKIYQNDNNNKKKTYRKRNALRKKKKKKENILEILDEEKRINVLYFINRFLYSNKTPLSYLFRNYTTEMVNEKINIKQNNEESHKILYSNEVDKVNKVDKVDEFVLYSDELSIDYFLFLMIFEKKIELSFSNYLIKKINACKKFKCDDNTDNFKQVSEDVFVDVYDNISEKITCDLSEKITGDISEKITCDISEKITCDISEKITCDISEKITCDISENIPCDVSARGSAYFEEESTKDDIMLNEKQIEDRSDSNNRDNEQIDENKSDTIKNEEYIVSNVYMDKNSIDINNKKNTNICINTSNIQNNNNITYNNDDDSNNLENKISRKEENKCIDIYDNKNKLDNKQNSCDVSPSKKKISNIKHNYITEKKKNCNNKENNTIISKQTYLIQNVNIDNEKNNGTNNNNSNNNNRDIKHNKEIKHNIDIKRNNIEVESSDSLCTSSSEDDYNQRSDKIKKIKKKSDIENEIILLKNIRPFPTIYWLINKNICGYISHLEKINIIKNIEDFINHPGEEFKLLRYYLIYDHLKYIVIRLRHIHKKILIFFYNYFLNSEYFISQHKHNNHISNSDQYKNNPFTQIFEITPIIQLYFKKYPTDSNTICEILRKINTLRIKGIGGISNFLTLKCIHLYFASHLSYPNTVGYIIEEYFKS